ATTTAGCTTTCCTTGCTTGATTCACCAACTTACTTGGATTTACTGGGACATCTCAGGACTTCCTTGTTACCTATGAAAGTATGGTTGTTTCTCTAATTTATAATACTTGAGCTTCAAACATTGGTGACAAAAGTCACAAAATAGGGTAAAAGGGTATGTAAGGCTTTCATTATTAGGATGAAATTTGAACTTAATATTAGAGTTGCTGACTTGATCAGGAAATATCTAATTTCAATTGTTTTTAGACAAACTCTATTACAGAGAAGGTACAGACGCacgggccaatgctcaaaccaaaagCTGTGCGAGCGTAGTTGGAACAATCAGCTTTCAATCACCTGCTTCTTCTAGATGTGGAAATTGTATATAATAACCTGGGCTCTAGAGCTGGAACTCAAAATTCATGAGTTACAGCATAGAGAATGCAGACCCTTTCCCCCACAACTTACCCCCAAAGCATCTAGTAACTTAAAGGCTCTTCAACCTTTCAGTGTATACCTACACTGgcaatccagatttttttttttttttttttttttttttgtacttttctgaagctggaaacggggagagacagtcagacagactaccgcatgcgcccgaccgggatccacctggcacgcccaccaggggcaacgctctgcccaccagggggcgatgctctgcccctccggggggcgtcgctctgctgcaacctggggcagaggccaaggagccatccccagggcccgggccatctttgctccaatggagccttggctgcgggaggggaagagagagacagagaggaaggagggagtgggggtggagaagcaaatgggcgcttctcttatgtgtcctggccaggaatcgaacccgggtcccctgcacgccaggccgacgctctaccactgagccaaccggccagggcctggcaatcCAGATTTATGGTAATTCATACAATCCTTCTTTTCCTAAGTCTGAATcattctcacattaaaaaaaaaccacaaaacaacaaacaaacaaaaaacctatcgcctagctgggtagttcagttagagcactgtcctggtatgccaaagttgcaggtttgatccctagtcagagcacatacaagaatcaaccattgaatgcataaataagtggaacaacaaatcaatgtttctcttgcccatttctttttctttctctcttaaaaaaaacccccaaaaacctgTACATCAGTCATTCAAAATAGTGTAGAAATTCTCACTTTACAGatccaattaaaaagtttttaattaagtCCTTTCTAACTGCTTGAGTTAATCTTCTTCCATTTTGCTCTGTTTATACCTGTAGCAAAAGAAGTCCTTTTGGTCCTTATAAGACCAGAGACTGAGGAGGGGGTAAAAGCTTCAGGAGGTAAATGGACGAAGTTATGCTCTGGTCCCCAGATCATACTGGCAatggagagaaggtggggaggccTCTTCTGCtctgtgagcacttgaaagggAAAGGACAGCCTCATTTATGGTGGCTTCCTCTGCACTTGACCCAGTGCTCAGTACAAGTTCAGTGAAAAAATGAACAACTTTAGGTTAGCTCACTGGCCTGGGATCTCATTAAAATCCTGATAACCTTGGTATTTGCAGTTCTGCTTCAAGCTAACATTTCCTTTCAACTCTGATTTCATATTTCTTGACATTACTAGTGCTTCtttgataaaaaatttatttttatccaacCACCCTTTCTTAGCgatgtgatttgaaaatattttcctagaGGTctaaacatacattttaaaactctaaaaatGCATGGTTTTGTcggaaaaacaactaaaattgaCTCAGCAAAGCCCCCTAAAGCAAATTATAGACCACACAAAAAGCTAAAGATattctttccaaatatttttattttggatcATGACTTTTATGGAGAAATGGTCAGACTTTCAAGTAATAGCTGAGTCCTATGTTATGAAAAttgtttcagaaaatgaactatgaAAATGTTcccaattcattttataaagctaTTAAACATGACAAAAAAACCTAGTCTGCAAAAGCCTTCCACTTGTTCTTCACCTCTCCATGTAGCTTCCATTTTACACATTGTCAGTGGACTGATTTTTAACAATGGAAAAATCTCATCACATTATAAGGAACTAGAACTCCTATActgaaaggattttaaaaagcGGAGTAATGGTGGAGTGGAGTTGTTAGGTGAACCTTacacatataattataaaatctgacaaaatatgaacaaaaaccgaaactttaaaataatgactaaaagCAGGACAGAACCAGAGGAGAGCTAATTTGGAAGACTTCAACGGCAACAGTTaggaattgtttttgtttgtttgtttgttgttgttttgcctgAGGACACTCCATCCCCTGGGTCTGGCAGAAGAAAATGACAACTTTACCTGCTACAAATGGCAGAAGACAGTGTTCAGGACTGGGTGAGTAGGGGAAATATTCCAGGAAAACATTCTGGAAGCAAGAGGGCTGCAGATGTGATGAGATTCAAAATCTAACTTTAACTCTGCCATAATTCCTGGCTAGTCTAATGTATGGGCTGGTGGGAGGGGGACATCCTAGGGAACCTATTGAAAAAGTAGACAAACCATTAAAGAGGCAGTTCTTAAAAGAGGAAATTATGCTGAATAGCTGAGTAAGATTTGTAAGttcaatgccttttttttttttttttttgattgagtgCATTCCCAGACCTGAGAATTTAGAGCCTTACTGGCTTGAAATGTCAAGGCAAAGGGCTCAGAACTGGCAGGACAACTGAGAATTTAGGGGGACCTCAGGGTGGATATATGCCAAAACCTTAGCATAAACCATTTAATTTCTATGTTGACTGCTAAACTCCATTAGGACAAGGGACCAGCCTAGAAAAGTAGCAACTGGAAGTTGAAAAAATGAAGTAGACAGACATATCAGTGGCTACACGCTGCTGGCAAGACAGAGTTTGTAAAAGAATAAATGGATCAATGGAATAGATTAGAAAGTGTAAAAAGAATCTGAAAATTTTTCCCACATAAAAAATTACTCTGCTTGACTgttggtggagcagtggatagagtgtcaacctgggtctcttgaggatccaggttcaaaaccccgaggttgccagcctgagtgcgggCACATCccgcttgagcacagcctcaccaaCTTGAActaggggtcaccagcttgagtgcaggaccatcaaaatgatcccatggtcactggcttgaagcccaaggtcactggcttgaagcccaaggttgctggcttgagtaaggatcactggctcagccggagtcccagtcaaagcatgtataagaagcaatcaatgaacaactacatgtgacacaactatgagttgatgcttctcatctgtctgccctcttgtctctctctctctctcttgcaaaaagaaaaaattactatgAAACTGACCTTTGGAGAAATAtggattatttattaattatattgggACATTATGGACAAATAGATTCTAATATGGAACCACGAATTTAAATAATATTCCCTAATttcataatatttcattttaaacattttctttctttttcttttctttttttttttacagggacagagagagagtcagagagagggatagacagagatagacagacaggaacggagagatgagaagcatcaatcattagtttttcgttgtgcattgcaacaccttagttgtccatacattgctttttcatatgtgctttgactgcgagtcttcagcagactaagtaagcctttgctcgagccagcaaccttgggtccaagctggtgagcttttgctcaaaccagatgagcccatgctcaagctggcgacctcggagtctcgaacctgggtccccggcatcccagttcaacgctctatccctgagccactgcctggtcaggctaaacattttCTTATAGGGATCTAATGATTGTTTTCTGTGGATTCCATTTGCCCACGCACCAAACCTTACACTAACCCCCCAAATAGACCTTACCGGCATGGTGATCTGGATGGGTTGTCGTTCTCCACTCTTGGTTGGGGCCACACCTTCTGTATCATATGTGCCCGTATAAACAATTCTGTCCCCTTCAGGCTCCTTTGACTTCAGTTCCAGGGGGACAACCACACCACCAATGGAAATGTTCCTGCAATGGACTTGAGTTGAGCACACATGGTAGAAATTAGCTTAGGTACCCTGTCCTGGTCTTGATCACCACCCTAAGCACGAACCCTACAGGGTgtgataaaggagacattatgGTGTGATAGAAGGGTCTTAAAGTTCAGAAGGCTTGATTTCTCCAAATAACCAGTCTTATGACCTTAGAACAACTACTTAATCTCTCTGGACTAAGAGTATTCTCAACCAGAATAGTTGTACAGGCCAACTCAGACTCTTATCAGTGGTCCTCTTCGGTTTCTCATCTGTGGACCTATTAAAAACCTACCTTTACTCAGCCTGACTCTCTAAACCCTAGAGATTAGAATTCAATTGGTCTGGGGTGTGGTTTGGTCAttggtaaatttattttaagatttctagGTGATTCTAATATTTATgtaaggttgagaaccactaaccCAGTTctctaatactttttttcttttccaaccatCAAGGGTCCTATGAGCTGGGGTACTCTTCCTCAAGGAAGCCACACCACCAGAAAGTCTCACTGGCATCATTCTTAGTGTCACGGTAATGGTTCTCAAAGAGTGGTCCCTGAACTAGCAATAGCAGTATCACTTGCCAATCTACTAGAAAGCAAATTCTTCAGCTCCACTCCAGGGTGTGGCTCAgccatctgtgttttaacaaacctACTGGGTGATTCTGATTACACTCACACTGGGTGAAGGCATTGGAATCCCCttgataaaatttatagaaaaaaaatgttcttgtcATTAACACAAATTCATTTTTAGCTTAGCTTAAAAAATAGAGAACCACCCTGAAGAAAATGACATATAGACAGGTAATTTGAGAGAAGAGGTTGCTtgtaaagaagggaaggaaaaagccTGGATCACATGGAGATGCACAGGACACTGGGGAATGTGAGGGCACCCGCTGGTGGAGCTGGAGTGGGGGTGTGTGCATTGACAAACAGATGGACTGGGAGCACCAGAAACAACCCAGGTTTCATCCTAGGTCCTTGAATTTGGACCTTTCATCTAGAAGGCCAATACAAGTTTATTGAATTAATGACTACGGATGGACATTTAAGCTGTAAAACGTGTCTAGGAGGTTCAAAagcactccctgttcctcctCTCAACTCAGTATATGGTAGATAATAGAAATGCTGGTTATTTCCTCCTTCCACGTTAGACTTCACATCATGTTTAGGTGGAGGCTGAGAGGTAAGGGACTCCACCCCTGGATACTTCCCCATAAActactgccccctccccccagacttTAGCTTGAGGTCTAGGTGCATTGACCTGTGGTAACAGGGAAAGACCTAATTTCTGCCacgaataaattaagaaaaaaaattttgttgttgttattgtaaaGATGTCGCTAATCCCAGGCACTGTCACCAGGCTGAACAGGCAaatcaggagaaaaagaaaaacatcaagcatGGAAAACTGTCAAACTAGGCCAAGCAGAGGAGGCCGCGCTCTGACTTGTGACTGCTCCTCGGTCCTGGGGTCTGCGGCCGCCGAAGGACAGATGAAGGGGTGGGGAGCGTCCTCAGGGAGCTCCAAAAACCACCCACCCCCGCCTTTGCACTTCATTGAGcagccttcctccctccttcagcCTTGTAGGCAGACCCGGGCGGGACGCCAGGACCTGGGAGAAGAAGACCGGGATTGCGGAAGGTGGGAACCCCATCGGAGAGCTGTTTCCATCCGCACCGCCCCGGCCGCCTGGGGCTCTGCGCGGCTGGCTGGACAGAGGGATGGGAAACTTACAggtaaacaacaaacaaacaaacaaacaaacaaacaaaaataaccgtGAATCCCTGGCTGCCTGGCTTCCAACACGATGGGTGAGGGAAgccagacagaggaaagaaagcGTACGGCAGAGGAAGGGACCAAGGTAAACAGGGAGCTGACTTCTGCCCCCCACCTCCGCGTCCCGCTGGGTGCGGCGCGAGCCGAGGGCCCAGGCGTCCCGGGGGCCTCGGTCCTTCGCGCGTACCCCAAGGTGGGGCCGGGCATCCGCGGCGCGCTCCCGCACTCACTCGACCTGCAGCGTGCTGGGCTTAATCTTCACCTCCACCTTGTAGGAGGAGCCGGTGAGCAGCTTGATGGTGCGGTTCTGGCCGAAGCGCTGCCCATCCACCTTGAAGAAGACCGGGCCATCATTGGGCTGGATGCGCAGAGCGATGGAGAGGCGCACCAGGCCGGGCAGGTCCCCCATGGCTGGGCGCGGAGCGGACGCGGCGGCTCCCGGGGGCGGAGGAGAGCGCGGGCTGGGCCGGGCGGCTGGAGCACGGTGGGCGGAGAGGAAGCGCGGGGAGGGAGCAAGGAGGCGGAGAGGAGGCTGCCGCTAGTAGCCCGCGCCGTCGCGGCAGTCCGCACGGGCTTTTGAGGAGCAGCTCCTGAAGCTGTGGCCTCTCGCCCCACTTGGCCAGGAAGCGCGCCGCGGGGACAGCTGCGGGGCCCAGCGCTCCCCCATCCCCCGCGCCCCGCGCTGCGCCCTCCGCGCACCCTTGGTCTGGCTCCTGCCCGCAGGCCGCAGGGAGATCAGCGCAGCGGGGGCGAGAGAGTTAATCCTGCTTACGCACCACAATCCCCTGCAGCAGGGGAAGAAGATGTTTAGGCTCCTAGAGCGGCGCGGTTTGGACGAAGGAGAGGATTGGGAGAGAGGGGTTTAGGTACTGAGGTTCAGCGACCCTACACCAAGAAGCGAGAACTCAGTATCTGGATGCCACCTCGGTCAGCAAGGGGATGTGGACACCATTGCTCGCGGATCCGGCTCCAGGCAGGCAGGAGGAAGTTGGGAGGCGAAAGGGAGACGGGAAATGGGGCAGGAAACCGCTAGCCAGTGATTTAAATTTCAGGAAATGGGAGTCTCTCTAAAGCTTAGGGGAAATGCCCAAGGGAAGGCGCAGTTCCTTCTAATATGGACTGGATTAGTAATATAAGCAAGAAAAATGGCTTGAAAAAGAAAGTAAGCAATATTCAAGAACCTACCCCTTCTTGTGGGTGCATGTTTTCATTATGCATATCCTTTTCTCAAGAATGACACGGTGTAATGAAtcatacacatatatttacagATGTTGAGGAATGAGCTATTAACCCTGTGAAAGGCCTATCTCTAAGGCATCGTTCGTGGATAACGTACGTGGATAACGGCCAGGAGGGATCCTCAATAAAAGATTAGCAGAGCACTTGGTCGGACACCGCAGAACTGCATATTAAGTTGACTAGAGAGCCTTCAAGGCATGAGTCGGTTCACACGCAGATCTTGATtttggaagcagggagagaccaGGCGTATCAGGGCTCTGTTGGGAGTGGCTTCAGATGCGGAGAGTGAGCCTCCGCTTCAGCACCACCCAGGTGGATAGTACCAGAGCACTCCTGGGGGATGGAGAAGAGGGTGAGTGAGGATAGTGGGTAGGAACCGGTCTGTTTAGAAGTATTTGTTCATCCAGGTTGGTACTGCTTTTCTCTAAAAATAGGATCAACTCGAAAGTGATTTATTTCCTACATTTTTCTACAGCAATATATCAGCTTTAACTAATTCCAGAGTTAACAGTATTCCCTACACTCTTTTGAGTAGAATTAAATTTGTAGAGCTGCAGAATTTGAGTGATTATTCTTTGACATTGGATAAATTTGCTGATCTCACCATAGTTGCTGACAGTAAATCATACTCTTCTTAAAAAACTGGTCATgtactaggtggtggcgcagtggagagcgtcggactgggatgcggaaggacccaggttcgagaccttgaggtcgccagcttgagcgcgggctcatctggcttgagcaaagactcaccagcgtggacccaaggtcgctggctccagcagggggttactcggtctgctgaaggccggcggtcaaggcacatatgagaaagcaatcaatgaacaactaagaagtcgcaacgtgcaacgagaaactgattattgatgcttctcatctctctccgttcctgtctgtctgtccctgtctatctctgcctctgtaaaaaacaaacaaacaaaaaacctggtcatgtatatataaaatatttattatacacacatatacatatatatataccttatatataatgtattttggTTCCTCAGTAAGACTTTGAGGCAGAAGCTTTGCTTCTTTGGATCACCAAATAATGTCTATGATAGTGTCTTTTGCAAAAGACCCTTCAAGTATTTGCTAATTTAACCAAGTTGTTCCCACTTGAAGGGAACAGATTGGAGGGGATGGCTTGAAAGTGTtcctggctgacctgtggtggcgcagtggataaatcatcgacctgggatgctgaggtcgccggttctaaaccctgggcttgccgggttaaggcacatatgggagttgatgcttcctgctcctccccactttctctctctcactctctctcttctctaaaatgaataaataaatttaaaaaaaaaagaaagaaagtgttcctggctctggctggatagctccataGGCCAtcttcccaaagtgcagaggttcaatccccaggcagggcacatacaggaatagcttgttcctctctctctctctctctctctctctctcttttctctctctctctccctccttccctccctccctcccttcctctcttgctaaaatcaataaataaaatttaaaaagaaagaaagaaagaaagtgttcCTGGCAGCAGAGGCAGTTTGTGTGGTTGTCCAGCCCAGAAGTACTACTTTCCGACATTAAAAACCTATACGCTACCATTTCACCTGTTATGTGATCTTGGGCTTCCTAACTTCTTGGAAACAAttctcttatctgtaaaatggagagagaggggaagcagaTGCCACGTCTCTGATATAGTTGTGGTAAAGGACAAATGAAAGATACATGTTTCAGTGCCTAGCTCTAATATtagcaattattattaatttgaaaaaacgAATGTCAGTAGACATATGTAAGGATGCTCAACCATCTCTAGTAGAAaagccagagaaatgcaaattaaatcagtAATATCAAAACTATTTTTGGCCTATCAGCTTGGCACAGTTTTTCACTATATTATTAGTTttaggccctgccggttggctcagtggtagagcatcggcctggcgttcagaagtcccaggttcgattaccggccagggcacacaggagaagcgcccatctgcttctcccccccacccttcctctctgtctctctcttcccctcccgcagcgaggctccattggagcaaagatggctccttggcctctgccccaggcgctagagtggctctggtcgagacagagcaacgccccctggtgggcagagcattgccccctggtgggcgtgcctggtgga
The Saccopteryx bilineata isolate mSacBil1 chromosome 3, mSacBil1_pri_phased_curated, whole genome shotgun sequence DNA segment above includes these coding regions:
- the CNRIP1 gene encoding CB1 cannabinoid receptor-interacting protein 1 isoform X2 yields the protein MMARSSSRWMGSASARTAPSSCSPAPPTRWRNISIGGVVVPLELKSKEPEGDRIVYTGTYDTEGVAPTKSGERQPIQITMPFIDIGTFETVWQVKFYNYHKRDHCQWGSPFSVIEYECKPNETRSLMWVNKESFL
- the CNRIP1 gene encoding CB1 cannabinoid receptor-interacting protein 1 isoform X1 — protein: MGDLPGLVRLSIALRIQPNDGPVFFKVDGQRFGQNRTIKLLTGSSYKVEVKIKPSTLQVENISIGGVVVPLELKSKEPEGDRIVYTGTYDTEGVAPTKSGERQPIQITMPFIDIGTFETVWQVKFYNYHKRDHCQWGSPFSVIEYECKPNETRSLMWVNKESFL